The DNA region ACCAACCATCTTTATATGGCGCATTATTTACTTGAGAAGGATCATCAACTAAAGACTCATTTACCTCAATAATTTTCCCATCAAGTGGAGAGTATACATCAGATGCAGCTTTAACAGATTCAACAACACAACTATCATCACCAGTTGAAAGTTCTTCCCCAACCTCTGGCAGTTCTACATATACAAGATCTCCTAATAGAGACTGAGCATGTTCTGTAATACCTACTGTAACCTCATCACCATCTATTTTTATCCACTCATGTGACTTTGTATACTTTAATTCATTAGGAATGTTTGACATTTTTATACCTCCGATAATTAAATCAATTTAACTTTATTAATCAATTTTAAAAAGTGTCATTCTTAGCTCTTTTCAAGATCTCAATAAAATTTATATATTAATAAGTGAGATGCTGAAATAAATCCAATATGACATCTATAATTTATATTAAAGACTCGCCATTTTTAACAAATCTTGGTTTTACAACCTCAACATCTAGTTCTTTGCCACGTATACTTACTT from Francisella halioticida includes:
- the gcvH gene encoding glycine cleavage system protein GcvH; the protein is MSNIPNELKYTKSHEWIKIDGDEVTVGITEHAQSLLGDLVYVELPEVGEELSTGDDSCVVESVKAASDVYSPLDGKIIEVNESLVDDPSQVNNAPYKDGWLFKLKIADESQLVDLLSAEAYAKNMEE